One stretch of Rathayibacter festucae DSM 15932 DNA includes these proteins:
- a CDS encoding ABC transporter ATP-binding protein, with amino-acid sequence MIELHDATLTFDDGGSRLTAVDRADLECRPGTVTGLTGPSGSGKSSLLALAATLIRPDSGRVLIDGDDVSRLSRAGAARLRRSRIGIVFQQANLLPALTAREQLLVMDRLGDRRRSSATARADELLAEVGLADRAHARPAQLSGGQRQRVNIARALMNAPSVLLVDEPTSALDTERGAAIVDLIVRLTRERGTATLLVTHEEAHLPRLDRVATMRDGRLSAGEPCAAVPAGRRSAAR; translated from the coding sequence ATGATCGAACTGCACGACGCCACCCTCACGTTCGACGACGGCGGCTCGCGCCTCACCGCCGTCGACCGGGCCGACCTCGAGTGCCGGCCGGGCACCGTGACCGGGCTGACCGGCCCGAGCGGCTCCGGCAAGTCCAGCCTGCTCGCCCTGGCGGCGACGCTGATCCGCCCGGACTCCGGCCGCGTGCTGATCGACGGCGACGACGTGTCGCGCCTGTCCCGGGCGGGGGCGGCCCGGCTGCGCCGCTCGCGGATCGGCATCGTCTTCCAGCAGGCGAACCTGCTGCCGGCGCTGACGGCCCGCGAGCAGCTGCTGGTGATGGACCGGCTCGGCGACCGGCGGCGGAGCTCGGCGACGGCGCGGGCGGACGAGCTGCTCGCGGAGGTCGGTCTCGCGGACCGCGCCCACGCCCGCCCGGCGCAGCTCTCGGGCGGTCAGCGGCAGCGGGTGAACATCGCCCGCGCGCTGATGAACGCGCCGTCGGTGCTGCTGGTCGACGAGCCGACGAGCGCCCTGGACACCGAGCGCGGCGCGGCGATCGTCGACCTGATCGTCCGCCTCACCCGGGAGCGCGGCACGGCGACGCTCCTGGTGACGCACGAGGAGGCGCACCTCCCGCGGCTCGACCGCGTGGCGACGATGCGGGACGGGCGGCTGTCGGCGGGCGAGCCGTGCGCCGCGGTGCCGGCCGGTCGGCGGTCCGCGGCGCGGTAG
- a CDS encoding ABC transporter permease has product MFVAWRELRSARGRFLLIGAVVALITLLVGFLSGLTGGLALQNVSAVLGVPADRLVFSAGADAPSFADSSVTAQQEAEWAALPGVASVEPLGVLQARAEAGGARVAVAVLGVDAALGAPADPGGIALSAPAARALGVGVGDTVSIAGTSAVVSSIGGDDWYSHTPVVRLPLAAWQALAASLGTPADATVLAVRGSSDWAAGEAATGTVSRAPLAALSAIGSFRSEIGSLLLMVAMLFGIAALVVGAFFTVWTMQRSGDIAVLKALGASTRSLLRDSLGQALAVLIAGTGAGLLAVVGLGSLAGTALPFLLSPVTTLAPAALMIALGLLGAAAALRAVVSTDPLTALGSAR; this is encoded by the coding sequence GTGTTCGTCGCCTGGCGCGAGCTGCGTTCCGCACGCGGCCGCTTCCTGCTCATCGGCGCGGTGGTCGCGCTAATCACCCTCCTGGTGGGGTTCCTCTCCGGCCTGACCGGCGGTCTGGCCCTGCAGAACGTCTCGGCGGTGCTCGGCGTCCCCGCCGACCGCCTCGTCTTCTCGGCCGGCGCCGACGCGCCCTCGTTCGCCGACTCCTCGGTCACCGCGCAGCAGGAGGCGGAGTGGGCGGCGCTGCCGGGCGTCGCGTCCGTCGAGCCGCTCGGCGTGCTGCAGGCCCGGGCGGAGGCGGGCGGTGCGCGCGTCGCTGTCGCCGTCCTCGGCGTCGACGCGGCGCTCGGGGCGCCGGCCGACCCGGGCGGCATCGCCCTCTCGGCACCGGCGGCGAGAGCGCTCGGCGTCGGCGTCGGCGACACCGTGAGCATCGCGGGCACCTCCGCCGTCGTCTCCTCGATCGGCGGCGACGACTGGTACAGCCACACCCCCGTCGTCCGCCTCCCGCTGGCCGCCTGGCAGGCGCTCGCGGCCTCGCTCGGCACACCGGCCGACGCGACCGTCCTCGCGGTGCGCGGCTCGTCGGACTGGGCGGCGGGGGAGGCGGCGACCGGCACGGTCTCGCGCGCTCCGCTCGCCGCGCTCAGCGCGATCGGGTCGTTCCGGTCCGAGATCGGCTCGCTGCTGCTGATGGTCGCGATGCTCTTCGGGATCGCCGCGCTGGTCGTCGGCGCGTTCTTCACGGTCTGGACGATGCAGCGCTCCGGCGACATCGCCGTCCTGAAGGCCCTCGGCGCATCGACGCGCTCCCTCCTCCGGGACTCCCTCGGCCAGGCCCTCGCCGTGCTGATCGCCGGGACGGGCGCGGGGCTGCTCGCCGTGGTCGGGCTCGGGAGCCTCGCCGGGACCGCCCTGCCGTTCCTGCTCAGCCCCGTGACCACGCTGGCCCCGGCCGCCCTGATGATCGCGCTGGGACTGCTCGGCGCCGCCGCGGCCCTGCGCGCCGTCGTCTCCACCGACCCCCTCACCGCACTCGGGAGCGCACGATGA
- a CDS encoding sensor histidine kinase — MPHTPLAPVLTGLRAGLHLLVGGLLVLVAVRTLVEPGPRTPVVLLLCLLLLGAYLAGPRWTARSRRRGLLWLAGVTLAWAALVLLESDAAYLAFPLFFLAMHVLPPRAAIAAVLGLTAIAVAALGWDGRWSIGGIVGPVIAAGIAILIGLAARALAREAREREELLAELLATRDRLGASERAAAVAEERSRLAREIHDTVAQGLSSIQMLLHAAERADPGRPGIEHVRLARETAAADLHETRRFIRELSPPALDSESIDGALRRLAGTHWERSGVVVTVDAEDGRALPMQTQTALLRLAQGAVANALRHSGASTVALTLRSDRGTARLEIADDGTGFDPEADTPSARLDSFGLRAMRERAEQLGGRLDVDSSPAGTTVRAELPAGGAA, encoded by the coding sequence GTGCCGCACACTCCGCTCGCCCCCGTCCTGACGGGACTGCGCGCGGGACTGCACCTCCTGGTCGGCGGCCTGCTCGTCCTCGTCGCCGTGCGCACGCTCGTCGAGCCCGGCCCGCGCACCCCGGTGGTGCTCCTTCTCTGCCTCCTCCTGCTCGGCGCGTACCTCGCCGGGCCGCGCTGGACGGCTCGCTCGCGGCGCCGCGGGCTGCTCTGGCTCGCGGGAGTGACCCTCGCCTGGGCCGCTCTCGTCCTGCTCGAGTCCGACGCCGCCTACCTCGCGTTCCCGCTGTTCTTCCTGGCGATGCACGTGCTGCCCCCGCGGGCGGCGATCGCCGCGGTGCTCGGCCTCACCGCCATCGCCGTCGCGGCGCTCGGCTGGGACGGCCGGTGGAGCATCGGCGGGATCGTCGGCCCGGTGATCGCCGCCGGGATCGCGATCCTGATCGGCCTCGCCGCGCGGGCGCTGGCCCGCGAGGCGCGCGAGCGGGAGGAGCTGCTCGCCGAGCTGCTCGCCACCCGCGACCGGCTCGGGGCGAGCGAGCGCGCGGCCGCCGTCGCCGAGGAGCGCTCGCGCCTGGCCCGCGAGATCCACGACACCGTCGCGCAGGGCCTCTCCAGCATCCAGATGCTGCTGCACGCGGCCGAGCGGGCGGACCCCGGACGGCCGGGCATCGAGCACGTCCGGCTCGCCCGGGAGACGGCCGCCGCCGATCTGCACGAGACCCGGCGCTTCATCCGCGAGCTCTCCCCGCCCGCCCTCGACAGCGAGAGCATCGACGGAGCGCTGCGGCGACTGGCCGGCACGCACTGGGAGCGCTCGGGAGTCGTCGTGACGGTCGACGCCGAGGACGGTCGCGCGCTGCCGATGCAGACGCAGACCGCGCTGCTCCGGCTCGCCCAGGGCGCGGTCGCGAACGCACTGCGGCACTCGGGAGCGAGCACGGTCGCGCTGACGCTCCGCAGCGACCGCGGCACCGCCCGGCTCGAGATCGCGGACGACGGGACCGGCTTCGATCCCGAGGCGGACACCCCCTCGGCCCGGCTCGACTCCTTCGGCCTGCGGGCGATGCGCGAGCGGGCCGAGCAGCTCGGCGGGCGGCTGGACGTCGACTCGTCGCCGGCCGGGACGACGGTCCGCGCCGAGCTCCCCGCGGGAGGCGCCGCGTGA
- a CDS encoding response regulator, which produces MIRVLLVDDHPIVRAGLRALIGAEDGLTVVGEAGSPAEAIDAAARLHPDVVLMDLRFGADRETGVDATRALRSSAEPPSVLVLTTYDTDADILGAVEAGASGYLLKDAPPEELLAAIRAAAAGESALAPAVAARLLERLRSPAPRLSARETEVLALVAQGLSNTEVAARLFVTETTVKSHLAHVFAKLGVASRTAAVSAARRSGIVR; this is translated from the coding sequence GTGATCCGCGTGCTCCTCGTCGACGACCACCCCATCGTCCGCGCGGGGCTGCGCGCGCTGATCGGCGCGGAGGACGGGCTGACCGTGGTCGGCGAGGCCGGCTCCCCCGCGGAGGCGATCGACGCCGCCGCCCGCCTGCACCCGGACGTGGTGCTGATGGACCTGCGCTTCGGCGCCGACCGCGAGACCGGCGTCGACGCGACGCGGGCGCTGCGCTCCTCCGCCGAGCCGCCCTCCGTCCTCGTCCTCACGACCTACGACACCGACGCCGACATCCTGGGCGCGGTGGAGGCCGGCGCGAGCGGCTACCTGCTCAAGGACGCGCCGCCGGAGGAGCTGCTCGCGGCGATCCGCGCGGCCGCCGCCGGCGAGAGCGCGCTCGCCCCCGCCGTCGCCGCGCGGCTGCTCGAGCGGCTCCGCTCCCCCGCCCCGCGGCTCAGCGCCCGCGAGACCGAGGTGCTCGCCCTCGTAGCCCAGGGCCTCAGCAACACCGAGGTCGCCGCCCGGCTGTTCGTGACCGAGACCACCGTCAAGTCGCACCTCGCGCACGTGTTCGCGAAGCTCGGCGTCGCCTCCCGCACTGCAGCCGTCTCGGCGGCCCGCCGCTCGGGGATCGTGCGCTGA
- a CDS encoding beta-glucosidase — MQLKPLRPTNMPRPARRRGRWALVAATALALTAPTLVGATAPAAAVDCSSVPWMDASKTPEQRADALLAASSPQQKYRWLVEQPANAPQQTVFSGVEYPVQVPCTPLVTYTDGPDGVRFTEGVTAFPAPISVAATWNTALAEQKGAAQGAEAFDKGKNGVLGPGLAGGRDPRSGRTPEYFGEDPLLTGLLTAATVNGLEDGNPDKPVISDLKHYVANEQELDRQTSSSNVDERTLKQVYELPFEIALSKSSPESVMCSYNQINGVHACENPLLTTNLKDDLGFDGYVVSDFGAVHSTAASLVAGLDQELNRPRFYTPALLDAALAAGEITQGHIDAAAKRVVAAYVRGGLFDNPVPTTPVADASTAEHKAVARTLAEQGTVLLKNDGVLPLSVEKGATIAVIGATASSTVTDGISAASVCSMAWRFNNAGTLNCEDLVSPETAIRERAAAAGASVVFDPGTDPASAAATAAAADVAIVFGYQRMGEFDDLADLRLAGGGDALIETVASANPSTVVVLNTGSAVEMPWLDSVSGVFEAWYGGEQVGPALAGLLFGDVNPSGKLPMTFPKSLADVPASTPAQYPGVFADGSTERPAGSTEIRQVDYAEGLAVGYKWYESQGIEPLFAFGHGLSYTTFDYAKAKLTPTITFDRSAKSGIKDIGIDISFRVTNSGDRAGTEVAQAYLTLPSSTGEPAQRLVGFERVTLQPGESKTVKVSLSAKDVADLRLLQYWDVKSDSWVAARGTYTVSVGGSVDASRTTTVRIP; from the coding sequence ATGCAACTGAAGCCCCTGCGACCGACGAACATGCCGCGCCCCGCGCGCCGGCGGGGACGGTGGGCGCTCGTCGCCGCCACCGCGCTCGCCCTGACCGCTCCGACCCTCGTCGGCGCGACCGCCCCCGCCGCCGCCGTCGACTGCTCGAGCGTCCCGTGGATGGACGCCTCGAAGACCCCCGAGCAGCGCGCCGACGCGCTGCTCGCCGCGAGCTCGCCGCAGCAGAAGTACCGCTGGCTGGTGGAGCAGCCCGCCAACGCGCCCCAGCAGACGGTCTTCTCCGGGGTCGAGTACCCGGTGCAGGTGCCGTGCACCCCGCTCGTCACGTACACCGACGGCCCCGACGGGGTCCGCTTCACCGAGGGCGTGACCGCCTTCCCCGCACCGATCTCGGTCGCAGCGACCTGGAACACGGCGCTCGCCGAGCAGAAGGGCGCGGCACAGGGCGCCGAGGCCTTCGACAAGGGCAAGAACGGCGTGCTCGGCCCCGGCCTGGCCGGCGGGCGCGACCCGCGCTCGGGACGCACGCCGGAGTACTTCGGCGAGGATCCGCTGCTCACCGGTCTGCTCACGGCCGCGACCGTGAACGGCCTGGAGGACGGGAACCCGGACAAGCCGGTGATCTCGGACCTCAAGCACTACGTCGCGAACGAGCAGGAGCTCGACCGGCAGACCAGCTCCTCGAACGTCGACGAGCGCACCCTCAAGCAGGTCTACGAGCTGCCGTTCGAGATCGCCCTGAGCAAGAGCTCGCCCGAGAGCGTCATGTGCTCGTACAACCAGATCAACGGCGTCCACGCCTGCGAGAACCCGCTGCTGACCACGAACCTCAAGGACGACCTCGGCTTCGACGGCTACGTGGTCTCGGACTTCGGTGCCGTGCACTCGACGGCGGCCTCGCTCGTCGCCGGACTCGACCAGGAGCTCAACCGGCCGCGCTTCTACACTCCCGCCCTGCTCGACGCCGCGCTCGCGGCCGGCGAGATCACCCAGGGCCACATCGACGCGGCGGCGAAGCGGGTCGTCGCGGCCTACGTGCGCGGCGGGCTCTTCGACAACCCGGTGCCGACGACGCCCGTGGCGGACGCCTCCACCGCGGAGCACAAGGCCGTCGCCCGGACGCTCGCGGAGCAGGGCACGGTGCTGCTCAAGAACGACGGCGTCCTGCCCCTCTCGGTCGAGAAGGGCGCGACGATCGCCGTCATCGGCGCGACGGCGTCGAGCACGGTCACCGACGGGATCAGCGCCGCCTCGGTCTGCAGCATGGCCTGGCGCTTCAACAACGCGGGCACGCTGAACTGCGAGGACCTGGTCTCCCCCGAGACCGCGATCCGCGAGCGGGCCGCCGCGGCCGGCGCGAGCGTCGTCTTCGACCCGGGCACCGATCCGGCGAGCGCCGCCGCGACCGCCGCAGCCGCCGACGTCGCGATCGTCTTCGGCTACCAGCGGATGGGCGAGTTCGACGACCTGGCCGACCTGCGCCTCGCCGGTGGCGGTGACGCCCTGATCGAGACCGTCGCCTCGGCGAACCCGTCGACCGTCGTGGTGCTGAACACCGGCTCCGCGGTGGAGATGCCCTGGCTCGACAGCGTCTCGGGCGTCTTCGAGGCCTGGTACGGCGGCGAGCAGGTCGGCCCGGCACTCGCGGGTCTGCTCTTCGGCGACGTGAACCCCTCGGGCAAGCTGCCGATGACGTTCCCGAAGTCGCTCGCGGACGTCCCCGCGAGCACTCCCGCCCAGTACCCCGGCGTCTTCGCCGACGGATCGACGGAGCGCCCCGCGGGGAGCACCGAGATCCGCCAGGTCGACTACGCCGAGGGACTCGCGGTCGGCTACAAGTGGTACGAGTCGCAGGGGATCGAGCCGCTCTTCGCGTTCGGCCACGGCCTCTCCTACACGACGTTCGACTACGCGAAGGCGAAGCTGACGCCGACGATCACGTTCGACAGGTCCGCGAAGTCCGGCATCAAGGACATCGGGATCGACATCTCCTTCCGCGTGACGAACTCGGGCGACCGGGCGGGCACCGAGGTCGCGCAGGCGTACCTCACCCTCCCGAGCTCGACCGGCGAGCCGGCGCAGCGCCTGGTCGGCTTCGAGCGGGTGACCCTGCAGCCCGGCGAGTCGAAGACCGTGAAGGTCTCGCTCTCGGCGAAGGACGTGGCCGACCTGCGTCTCCTGCAGTACTGGGACGTGAAGAGCGACTCCTGGGTCGCCGCCCGCGGCACGTACACCGTGTCGGTCGGCGGCTCCGTCGACGCGTCGCGCACGACCACGGTGCGCATCCCCTAG
- a CDS encoding LacI family DNA-binding transcriptional regulator, with translation MTAAESSPARRPPARMQDVASLAGVALGTVSNVVNRPLLVAPATRERVQRAIDELGFTPNRAARALAAGTSSTVGFVVIDLSNSFFLDMARGAEHAAEGAGMSVVLGNADMRAAKQGTYLDLFTEEQVAGILLAPLPGTAPDVVAERRGGRRVVLLNDAAVDGACTVSADDEHGGYLAARHLIDLGRRRLAFAGDPSIANPVRERLRGVERAIAETNGAVSLELDPTAEVQVEDGRRFGHLIAARAPEDRPDGIVAAADLLALGIVQSILSESDIRLPVDLAITGYDDNRSAWDSLVPITTMAQPGEAMGAAAIRLLLDELLHGPEHEHRHEVLEPTLIVRGSTVEGARGSR, from the coding sequence ATGACCGCGGCAGAGAGCTCGCCCGCGCGGCGCCCGCCCGCCCGCATGCAGGACGTCGCCAGCCTGGCGGGAGTCGCACTCGGGACCGTCTCGAACGTGGTGAACCGACCGCTGCTGGTCGCACCGGCGACGCGCGAGCGGGTGCAGCGGGCGATCGACGAGCTCGGCTTCACCCCCAACCGCGCGGCCCGCGCGCTGGCCGCGGGGACGAGCAGCACCGTCGGCTTCGTCGTGATCGACCTCAGCAACTCCTTCTTCCTGGACATGGCGCGCGGTGCCGAGCACGCCGCCGAGGGCGCGGGGATGAGCGTCGTGCTCGGCAACGCCGACATGCGCGCGGCCAAGCAGGGCACCTACCTCGACCTCTTCACCGAGGAGCAGGTCGCCGGGATCCTCCTGGCCCCGCTGCCGGGGACGGCGCCCGACGTCGTCGCCGAGCGCCGCGGCGGGCGACGGGTCGTGCTGCTCAACGACGCCGCCGTCGACGGCGCCTGCACGGTCAGCGCCGACGACGAGCACGGCGGCTACCTCGCCGCGCGGCACCTGATCGACCTCGGCCGCCGCCGGCTCGCCTTCGCCGGTGATCCGAGCATCGCGAACCCCGTCCGCGAGCGCCTGCGCGGGGTCGAGCGCGCGATCGCCGAGACGAACGGCGCGGTCTCGCTCGAGCTGGATCCTACCGCGGAGGTGCAGGTGGAGGACGGCCGCCGGTTCGGCCACCTGATCGCCGCCCGCGCACCGGAGGACCGCCCGGACGGCATCGTCGCGGCAGCGGACCTGCTCGCGCTCGGCATCGTGCAGTCGATCCTGTCGGAGTCGGACATCCGGCTCCCGGTCGATCTCGCCATCACCGGCTACGACGACAACCGCTCCGCCTGGGACAGCCTCGTGCCGATCACGACCATGGCGCAGCCCGGCGAGGCGATGGGGGCGGCCGCGATCCGGCTGCTGCTGGACGAGCTGCTGCACGGGCCGGAGCACGAGCACCGGCACGAGGTGCTCGAGCCGACGCTGATCGTCCGCGGCAGCACGGTCGAGGGAGCCCGCGGCAGCCGCTGA